In the genome of Dyadobacter fermentans DSM 18053, the window GCCGGTGAAATCGCCGAATGGAACGGACAAATGTGGGGCATTACCCTCGCCGCCGAACAGCAAGCCGAAGTGATCGCCAACTACCTCGCGGGCGACATTTCGCAACCGTACAAAGGAAGCACCTCGATGAACATCCTGAAAATGGACGGTCTGCACTTGTGCAGCATCGGCATGACCGACGCCCCGGCCAACGATCCGGCCTATGAGCAAATCGTATTCATCGATAAATCAAAGCGTTATTACAAAAAATGCATCGTGCACCGCGACAAGCTCGTAGGTGCGATCCTGATAGGCGATAAAAACGAATTCCTGGAATTCCGCGACCTCATCTCGGGCGGCGTCGAACTTTCGGAAAAACGCCTGCAACTCCTCCGCGCGAGCCAGAAAGCCGAGCCGATGATGGGAAAACTCGTATGCTCCTGCAACAATGTCGGACAAGGAAACCTGGAAAATGCCATTGCCGGCGGCTGCGGCGATTTCCAGAAGCTCTGCCAGACGACGGGCGCCGGGACGGGCTGCGGCTCATGCCGGCCGGAGGTGCGGTCTATTTTGGAAAAGGCGTTGGAAAATAGTTTGGTAGCATTGTAGTTCGGGCAGGAGGCCCCGCCGGGGCCGCACGTCGGGACAGATGCTTGTTGCTATAAACAGAATGCCCCTCCGGGGCGCAAACGCCTGGCCGCAGAGCGGCAGCCCGTTTATAGCACAGCCACTGAATACATAATAGTTGCCGTAAACAGAATGCCCCTCCGGGGCGCAAACGCCTGGCCGCAGAGCGGCATCCTGTTTATAGAACGACCTGATATCACATAATCGCAGACTCCGGAGGAGTCACCTTATCATAAACCTCGTTTCGACCATGCGCGACTACTATCATATCAAAATCAACCTGCCGGGGGGCATTGCTTCGCCGGGCTATCTGAAAGACATTCTTTCGGCGGCGTGGAATGCGAATGTACGCAATGTACGGTTCGGGTCGCGACAGCAGCTGCTTATGACTGTGCATTACGAGGATATGCGGTTTTTGGAGAGTGATTTTAAAAAGCTGGGCATTTTCTACGAGGTCAATACCGATCGTCGGCCTAATATCGTGAGTTCGTACTGCGGCGAGGAGGTTTTCCGGACCGGGCAATGGCTCAATGCGAGCGAGTACCATTCCGTGCTCGATAGTTTTGATTTCGAAGCCAGCTGGAAGCCCGGATTGAAGATCAATATCTCCGATTCGAACCAGAGTTTTACGCCGTTTTTTACCGGTAACCTCAATTTCATTTCCTCTCCCGAGCCGCATTTCTGGTATTTGTATGTGCGTTTGAAGCAAACCAACACGGTTTTCAAGTGGGATGGGCTTGTTTACACCAACGAAATCGGGCGGCTGTCGAGGGTGATGGACGAATGCATGCTGGACGAGCAAATAAATGAGGAAAACGCGTTGAAAGCCGCCGTGAACGAGCGAATCCGTTATGTTTCCCAACCGGCCCAGCAGGATCTCGAACTGCCTTCGTTTTCGCTGCCCTATTACGAAGGGTTCAATCGCTATGAATCGCGCACCTGGCTGGGATTGTATCGACGCGATGAGGAGTTTTCGATCGATTTTTTGCTGGACGTGTGCACATTATGCCTGAACACCCGCGTCGGGGAAATTTGCGCTACGCCCTGGAAATCGCTGGTTATCAAAGGCATTGAGGATCAATACCGTGAGTCTTGGAGTAATATTCTGGGTAAACATAATATCAATGTCCGCCACGCCGCCAACGAACTGGCCTGGCAAACGGAGGAC includes:
- a CDS encoding rubredoxin, producing the protein MRDYYHIKINLPGGIASPGYLKDILSAAWNANVRNVRFGSRQQLLMTVHYEDMRFLESDFKKLGIFYEVNTDRRPNIVSSYCGEEVFRTGQWLNASEYHSVLDSFDFEASWKPGLKINISDSNQSFTPFFTGNLNFISSPEPHFWYLYVRLKQTNTVFKWDGLVYTNEIGRLSRVMDECMLDEQINEENALKAAVNERIRYVSQPAQQDLELPSFSLPYYEGFNRYESRTWLGLYRRDEEFSIDFLLDVCTLCLNTRVGEICATPWKSLVIKGIEDQYRESWSNILGKHNINVRHAANELAWQTEDHNGDGAELKNELIRHFSKNDTRTFGLCFGIQTRPKSEVFGSVLIRKRPLLRIGQLPVFSVYDLYYTENFNPNSRTQVLFEKGLFKIHLPAQLERLCRRFNNQRSRDTLKTMLSEPDEAKTAVRPVKTAHQCPDCMTIYDPEFGDILGDIPPGTAFEDLPAAYCCPTCDAAKADFVPVELTRFTHLEPA